The DNA region ACGACCGAACGTCAAACCGGTGTGCTGGCACGCTTTGCGCCCCCCATCGACCAGGCCTTTGGTCGCTTTCGATTGCCCGGAATCGTCGAGCTGGATTACCGGACAGCGGGTGTCGTGCAGTTTGTCAACTGCATGTACATCACCCCGCGCACGCAATCCAGCAGCAGCTTGTACTTCCGGGTGTTCTTGCGTCGAGGGGGCTTGCCGCCCAGATTCGTTTTTCTGGTCGCGGGGGCGATCGCCAAGCGCGCGCTGAAACAAGACCAGCTCATTCTGGAAAAGCAGACCCGACGGGCCCTGGAACTGGGGGGCGAGTTCTACTGCAACACCGAACTGGACCTGGCACGGCGCCAGCTGGATTACCTGTACGATGGCAGCGCGCAGCAGGTGGAGTTCCACGACCTTCAGGCCCTGATCTAGTGCGGCCGCGATGAACCCGCAACTCGTCCACGCATCCGACTTCGATCAGCTGGCCTGGCCAGCTGACCCGGACAGCGTCTATGCGCGTGACTGGTTGACGTTTGTGGGTCGTGAGGGTACCAAGGCGGCGATCGCCAATGCCCACGTGGAGGTGCAGGCCCTGGTCTGGCCTGAAGCCGTCTTGCCCGTGACGGTCACGCATGGCGACCTGGAAACCTGCTACGTGGCAGGTCCGTATGCCAACTTCATCGCCTACGCTGAAGCGGAACTCTTCACCATCAAGCAGGCTGCGGTACGGGGGGGGATACGCGTCATCCTCTCCGGGTTGGGTACGCTTCTGCGTTTCGGCGATATCAATCGCATCGCGATCGCCAACAACTACATGTTGTCCACCAACCTCTACCCTGCACTCGACCGGGCCCAGATCGAGCAGGCTGCCACCATCTTGCGCGACGCCCATCCAGGCCATGCCGTGGCATTTCGCTCGGTGGCGGATGTGGGAAATCGACCCATGGTGTCTGCCTTTCGCGACGCCGGCTTCGTGGCGGTTCCTTCACGCCAGGTCTGGTGGCAAGACCCCCGCGACGGCCTCTCACGCAACGCACGCAAGTGCCTGAAACGTGATTTCAAGCGCTTGGAGCAAGGCCCCTATCGGGTGGTGGGACCAGACGAACTCACCGAATCAGACCTGCCACGCTTGCTGTGGCTGTACAACCAGCTTTACCTGGAAAAATACACCCCGCTCAATCCGCAATTCACGCTGGCGTTTCTGACGCACGCCTGGCGCGATCGCCTGCTCTATCTCCAAGCCCTGCGACACGAGGAAACCGGAAGCATCGACGGTATCATGGGGTGTTTTTGGCGCAACGGGATGCTTACCACTCCCCTGTTCGGCTACGACCTATCGCTGCCACAGGAGGTTGGCTTGTATCGCATGCTGGCGGCGTTGGTCTACCGCGAAGCTGAAAAACGCCACCTGGTCGCCCATTGCAGTTCTGGCGCGGCGGAGTTTAAACGCAGCCGTGGCGCACAACCGGCCATCGAATACCTGATGGTTGACATTCGTCACCTGGGCGCCCGTCAACGCTGGGTCTGGAAGCTTTTAAGTCGACTGTTCGAGGGCATCGCCGTGCCGGTCATGCAACGCTACGAATTGTAAGGTGATATGGCCACCATCTTGTTAACCGGCGCGCGCGCGCCTGCCACGCTTGAGCTTGCCCGACATTTTGCCACCGCCGGGCACCGGGTGCTGAGCGCCGACAGCGTGGCGGTCAACCCCTGTCGTCGCTCGCGCAGTGTGGCGAAAAACTTCGTGCTACCGGCTCCCGTGAAGGACTTCGAGGGATTTACCACGGCGATCGCCGACATCTGCCAGCGGGAAAGCGTGGCCTGGGTGATTCCCACCTGTGAGGAGATTTTTTGGGTTTCACGCGCGAAAAGCAGGTTAGAAAGGGCGAGTCAGGTTCTGGCCCCCCATCTCCCCGTGCTCACGATGTTGCACAGCAAGTGGGCCTTTATCGAGCAACTGCGGGAACTGCAAATCCGCGTGCCATCCACCTGGCTGTTGCGGTCCCCCGATGATCTGGAGGCGCTGCGCGGCGCCGTCAATCGCCCCAACCGTCTGGTCTTCAAACCGGTTTATAGCCGCTTTGCCTCACGCGTGCTGTTCTGGCAGGACGGGCAAGCCTGGCCGGACCTGAACCTGGAGGCCCAAATCCCTTGGGTGGCTCAGGCCTGGGTCACCGGCCAAGGCGTTTGCACCTATGGCGTGGCCCATGCAGGAAAACTGCTCGCCCACGCCGCTTATCCCGTTCGCTTTACCGCCGGGGTGGGCGCCTGTATCAGCTTCGAAGCCTTACCCGACGAACGGGTCTTACACTGGGTGGAGCAAGTGGTGGCAGCCCTCTGTCTCACGGGGCAATTTGCCTTTGACCTCATCATCGACGCAGATGGCCAGATTTTTCCTCTGGAATGCAACCCCCGCGCGACCAGTGGGGTGCACCTGTTTGATCACGATGGCGCCCTGGCGTCCGCCTTGATGGGCGAGGCAAAGGCCCTCGTGACCCCGCCGGAAGGAGCCGCTGCCATGCTGGGGCTTGCGATGGGAGTCTACGGCTTGCCTGCGGCTCTGAAACACGGCCAGATGGCTGATTGGGGGGCACTGGTGCTGCGGGCGCGAGATGCCGTCTGGCGACGCGATGACCCCTGGCCGATGGTGGACCTGGCACTCACCTTCAGGGAGTTCGGGAGTATGGCGCAGCAGCGGAAGATCACGATTGCGCAAGCCATGACTTGCGACATCGAATGGAATGGAAGCCTGTGACGTTCGCCTGAGACTCATTTGGCCTGAGACTTTTCCGGACACGTTCCAGGGTTCGGACGGTCATAGGCCTCGTTCCTCGCAGCGTGCGAAGGAGCGAGGCTTTTTGCTGGCAACTTTGACCAGCTGGCGCCAAAACGTTAAAATTAGAATAACCATACTTTAATAAGAGGAACACACGATGCATCGCGTCGCGACACTGTTCGTGGGGGCTGCGCTGGTCGCCGGCCTGTATGGCTGTGGCACCACTGGCCGCACGTCGTTGAACCAGCCCCGTCAAGCGGCGGTGGCGATGGGCGCCAAGACCGCCAAGGCGCCTTCTTTCGACTTCACGGGCATCTCCGGCGACGGGCGAGTCGGCACCAACTTCTACGCTTATGAAGGCGGTGGGATCGAGTTCAAGGCCATCGTGTCCAATCCCGCCGGTCAGCCGCTGACCTACGCGTGGTCGGTGCCGGGTGGCTCGCTGCAATACGAGAACGTGGCCAGCGTTTATTTCAAGCGGGCCGGCTATGAAACCATCTCGTGCACGGTCAAAGACGCCGCTGGACAAGGTGTGACCCGCAGCGTCCGGGTGCTGGTGAACGCCAAGCCTGCGACGCCCCCTCCGTTCCCGCCCAATCCGTTCCCCCCGCGCCCGTAAGCTTTTGAACATCGGCCACCCTGGCGCCACGGAAGCGGGTGGATGGTCGACGGTTACCTGAAAGGTGCGCAGATGCCCCATCCGACCATTCCTTCCGGCCAGGGGCAGCCGCCCCAGCGCGACCAGCTGGCCCGTCAGCTCGGCCCTCGTCTGGCCCTGTGGGACGAGGCCTGTGAGACGGTCCTCGAGATCGGTGCCACCTGGACGTGGGCCTTTTCTGAGAGCACCGGGGTCTGGTCCTACCGCGCTTACCAGGCGGGCAATCGCTTCTTTGTGGCCATGACGCTGACGGCGGATGCCTTCGAGGTGAGTCTGAACCTCAAGTCCGAGGAATGGGACGGCATCCTGGCCACCTCGCCGGCGGAGCAGGCCGCGTTTGATCGCCTGCGGGGCTCGGCCCAGGGGGAAGAACCGGCCTGGGTCCACGTGCCTGTGCGCGAGGCCGCGGACCTGCCGATGCTCGCCCGGATCCTGGTGGCGCGCGCGCGACGGGTGCAAAATCCTCGGCTGAAGGGTGCCCGCAAGCGCTCGCGATGAACGGTCACCCCAGGAGCGGCCAGGGCCGAGACCTTTCGGTTTGAGGCCGGGGGTTCCGTTTGTTTTACAATGATTAACAGCAAATTAACCATTTCGGCCCTATTTGGAACGACGCGGGAAGGCCGCCGGCCGATAGACCTTGTGTGATGGGTGCCCCCCGGGGCAGCAGAGCGCGAGGAGCGAGCGATGTCTTTGGTTCAGACCTGGTTGCGGCCGGCCCTCGAGCAGCAACTGCGGCGCGTCGAGCAACGCTTGGCCCCCAGCCGCCAGCTCGTGCCGACCTTGGCTGGCGACACGTTGCATCTCGCTGGCGGCCAACCGCTCCACGCGCCGACGCAGCGGGCGCTGCGGGACAGCGCGATCGGATCGCGGGCGATGGCGCAGGCGGAGGCCGACGGCGCGATGTTCCTTGGCAACCCCCGCGACAAGACTTATTTCAAGGAGCTGGCCGAGGAATTCGGCTTTGCCGGTCTCCCGACCGTGGAGAGCAAGCAGGCCCTCGACGAGGCCGTGAAGCGGGGGGAGCGCGAGCTCTTCCGGGGCGTCCACGGTCCCGACGCCTACGCCGAGCAGTTCCGCAGCGGTCCCCTGCACGATGCGGCCCGCGGCACCTCGGTTTACGGGAGTGGCACCTACGTCGCCTATGGCCCCCGCGCTGTGGACGTGGCGGACCATTTCCGCAAGGGCCAGGGCCAGATCCTGCGGATGACCCTGAAGGCGGATGCCCGCGTGGTGAAGATCGAGGAGCTTGTCAGGATGCGGGAGGCCGAAGCGGCCTCGCTGCCTCGTTTCCTCCTCTCCGACTATGGCCTGTACGGCATTCACAAGGGCTTCGACGCGATCGATCTGCCTCAGCAGGGCTACATGGCCATCCTCAACCGCACGGCCGTGCGGGTGCAGGACGTGCCCCACGTGAAGCCCTTCGTGCCGCCCGGCATGCGCCCCCCGCAGCACCCCTGAGCCCACCTGCTTCCGTCCCGTCCCCCTCAGAGGCCCCCATGTCGTTCCCGATGACCCATCTGCTAAGGCCCCTGAGGTCGCTCGCAGCCCCGTTGGAAGCGGGTCTGCGACACGTGGGAGCGGTGCAGGAATCTGCGCTTGCGGGCGTGGGTCGTGATGTCTTCAATCGCTCTCCCGAGGCCTCGCGAGCCCTGTCTGTCATGGCCGGGCGACGGGCGCAGGCGGCTCCAGTGACGCTGCTCGGGGCGGGTTTCATCCAGCAGCTGGATCGGGTGGTCAACCCGCTGGGTCACTACAGCGAGCCTGGCATGAAGCAGGCTCGTGAAGCTTTCTATGATCAGCTGTATCGGCAACCCGATCTGCAGGCCCAGGCCCACACCATGCTCAAGAAATGGGTGACGGGCGGCAATGACCAGAACGTGGTACGCGACGCCTTCATGGCCCTGGCTGAGGCTCAGGGGCGGGCTGCGACGCCCGAGCAGACGCTAGTAAGGGATCTGCTCGCGACCCGACAGGAACGCTGGGAGCGCTTGGCCCAGCGGTTCGGTGAGACCGCCCCCACCCACTTCCACCTTTACCGGGGCGTGCGCGGGGAGTACGCCATCGAGGAAATCGTGGCCGCGCTGGAGACGCCGGGCCGCAAAACCGTCACGCTTTCGCATCACACGGTGGCCTCGTGGACGACGGACGTGCGTCAGGCCCGCCGGTTCGCAGATTCGCCCGCCGCGAGCGTGATTTACGAGGCAGACATCCCCATGCATCAGACCCTGGCGGACAAGTGGGTCGACGGCTCCGGTTTCCTGATGTGGTGTGCTGAGCAGCAAGAGGTCATGGTCGCTGCGCGGGAGCTTCAAGTCCCGCTCGATCGCTTCGAGGTGACCTTTCGCGGGAAGACCTATGGCCCGGCCCAACGGGACGACCTGGTGAGAGCCTGGCGGGCCGCTCACCCCCGAGCACAGGCCGCCTGAGGTCGAGGCGGATTCCACTGATGCGGACTGCCCGCGCATCCCTAGAATCCGCCCTCAGGCGCCCTCGCCCAGCGGGCGGATCACGCGGGCCGGCACGCCGCCCACCAGGGTGCGCGCCGGCACGTCGCGCGTGACCACCGCTCCGGCCGCCACCACCGCGCCCGGCCCGATCGTGACGCCTCGCAGCACCGTCACGCCGGTGCCCAGCCAGACGTCATCGCCGATCACGATCGGGGCCTGTTTGGGGCTGTCGCCGCGGCCATCCGTGCCGTGGAAATCGTTGTCGAGCAGGGTGCATCCCGGCGCGATGTAGACCCGGCTGCCGATCGCGATGTGCCGCGAGGCCGACAGCACGCTGCCGTTGTTCACGAAGGTGTCGTCGCCCACCTCGAGCAGCCCCCCCGGGCCCACGTACAGCTGCACGCGCGACAGGTAGCTCCAGACGCAGAAGCGCCGACCGATCACGATCTGGCCGCCCTCGTTCTCGACCACCGGGCGGCCGCGCACGCGGGCCCCGTTGCCGAGGCGATCGCAATGGCGCAGCGCCCAGGGCGCCCACAGCCGGCTGGCCAAGTAACGCCCCGCGCGGCGTAGCCACCGCAGCCAGCTTTCCCCTTCCCGGCGGCTCTCGATTTTCAGCTTCATCCCGCCACGCCCCTTTCCTGGGTCGCCGGGTCCTCGCCGTGGCGGGTGGGAATCCAGCCCTGCGGGCGCCCGCCCAGCGCCGCGGCACGGGCCCGCAGCAGCTGCCATGTGAGCCGCGGCAGCCCGCTCAGGCTCGCCAACATGGCCCCCGCCTGCCGCAGCCCCTGGCCATCCAGCCACAGCGCGGTGGCCAGATAAACCGGCACCAGCGCCAGGCAGGCCCCCCAGACCAGCCCCCAGCCCCAGGGCTGCAGGCCGCCGACAGCCAGCAGGAAACCCGTCAGCCAGACCAGCAGCTGCAGGCTGCGGGGCGGGGCCGTCACGTCCAGCAGCGTGTCCAAGGCCAGCAGGCGGCGCTGTCGCACGGCCGCCTCAAGCAGGGCTCCGGCGTGCCGGCGGGCAGCCTGGGCCCGACCGCTCAGCCAGCGCCGTCGCTGCTGCCCCATGGCCGCCGCGTGGGGCGTTTTCTCATCGCGCACGATCGCCTCGGCCGTCCAGAACACGGCGATGCCGGCTGCGGCCAGCTGGGCCTGCCAGGCACAGTCTTCGACCAGGGTCGGGCGCCAGTTGACCAGCAGCGACTCGAAGGTGGCGACGTCGAAGGCCATGCCGCTGCCCATCAGGGGCGCGCCCAGGCCCAACCAGGTGCGCCCCGCGCAGGCGATGCGGTGCGTGCACAGCTCGCTCAGGGCATCCAGCCGGGCCGTGGGGGTGTCCGCTCCTGCCGGGGCGCGCAGGCCCTGTACGGCCCGATGCCCGCGGGCCAGCGCTGCGGCCAGGGCGGCCAGGCAGTCGGGCGCAGGCCGGTTGTCGGCGTCGGCAATCACCACGCCGCGGTAGCGGCTGCGATCCAGGCTCAGCCAGAGGTCGCGCAGGGCCGCGCCCTTGGTCTTTTCCCCGTCACCCTGACGCTCCAGCACCGTCGCACCGGTGCGACGCGCCAGCGCGGCCGTCTGGTCGGAACAGTGGTCGGCCACCACGTACACGTCGTAGGCCTCGAGCGGATAGGTCTGGGCCTGCCAGGCCTGCAGGGCGCCCGTGATCACGCGGGCCTCGTCGCGGGCCGCAATCAGGACGGCCAGGCGGCTGGGAGGCGTATCGGGGGCCTCTGGCGGGCTGGTCTCGCTCAGGCGGGCGGCGATCGCCCCGACCAGTGGCAGGTACAGATGCAGCGCCTGCAGGGCGAACCAGCCCTGGAGCAGGTGCAGGCCCAGCTGGCCCAGACCCGCGCCGCTCATCGGCAGGTCACCGGCTGGCCCTGCAGGCGCCCGAGGGCCTGCCAGCAGCTGCGTCCCAGCCAGGCCTTGGCCTGGTAAAGGCGCAAGCTCATCGGGGGGTAATGCTTGGCCAGGAAGCGCAGCCGGTTGTCGATCTCCAGCTGCCGCATGGTGGTGACCCGCCCGCGCGATGAGCCCCCGCCGAGGTGGAGGATGCGGGCGATCGGGCTGAACCAGACCGACAGCCCGGCCGCGCGCATCCGCCACTGCCAGTCGACCTCCTCGCCGTACATGAAAAAGGCCTCATCCAGCAGCCCCACGCGCTGGAGGGTGCTGCGGCGGATCATCAAGGCGGCCCCGCAGACCCAGTCGACCGGGCGCGCGACGCTGTGGTCGAAGAAGGTCAGCAGCCGGGCCCGCCCGCTGCGCCAGGGCCACAGGCTCGCCACCAGGCGGTTTTCCAGCAGCGAGCGGGCCGTCCCGTAGAAGCCGTGGGCCGAGGGCTGCAGGCTGCCGTCCGCGTTCAGCAGGCGCGGCCCGAGCGCCCCCACCGCCGG from Candidatus Sericytochromatia bacterium includes:
- a CDS encoding glycosyltransferase family 2 protein; its protein translation is MSGAGLGQLGLHLLQGWFALQALHLYLPLVGAIAARLSETSPPEAPDTPPSRLAVLIAARDEARVITGALQAWQAQTYPLEAYDVYVVADHCSDQTAALARRTGATVLERQGDGEKTKGAALRDLWLSLDRSRYRGVVIADADNRPAPDCLAALAAALARGHRAVQGLRAPAGADTPTARLDALSELCTHRIACAGRTWLGLGAPLMGSGMAFDVATFESLLVNWRPTLVEDCAWQAQLAAAGIAVFWTAEAIVRDEKTPHAAAMGQQRRRWLSGRAQAARRHAGALLEAAVRQRRLLALDTLLDVTAPPRSLQLLVWLTGFLLAVGGLQPWGWGLVWGACLALVPVYLATALWLDGQGLRQAGAMLASLSGLPRLTWQLLRARAAALGGRPQGWIPTRHGEDPATQERGVAG
- a CDS encoding glycosyltransferase family 2 protein, whose amino-acid sequence is MATPVLSIVVVNWNTQDLLRRCLQTVIEQTRVSHEVWVVDNGSSDGSPEMLRREFPQVHLIANPDNRGFAAANNQALRLASGEYLLLLNSDTEVLDGALDAMVAFMHSHPAVGALGPRLLNADGSLQPSAHGFYGTARSLLENRLVASLWPWRSGRARLLTFFDHSVARPVDWVCGAALMIRRSTLQRVGLLDEAFFMYGEEVDWQWRMRAAGLSVWFSPIARILHLGGGSSRGRVTTMRQLEIDNRLRFLAKHYPPMSLRLYQAKAWLGRSCWQALGRLQGQPVTCR
- a CDS encoding DUF3788 family protein gives rise to the protein MVDGYLKGAQMPHPTIPSGQGQPPQRDQLARQLGPRLALWDEACETVLEIGATWTWAFSESTGVWSYRAYQAGNRFFVAMTLTADAFEVSLNLKSEEWDGILATSPAEQAAFDRLRGSAQGEEPAWVHVPVREAADLPMLARILVARARRVQNPRLKGARKRSR
- a CDS encoding ATP-grasp domain-containing protein, translating into MATILLTGARAPATLELARHFATAGHRVLSADSVAVNPCRRSRSVAKNFVLPAPVKDFEGFTTAIADICQRESVAWVIPTCEEIFWVSRAKSRLERASQVLAPHLPVLTMLHSKWAFIEQLRELQIRVPSTWLLRSPDDLEALRGAVNRPNRLVFKPVYSRFASRVLFWQDGQAWPDLNLEAQIPWVAQAWVTGQGVCTYGVAHAGKLLAHAAYPVRFTAGVGACISFEALPDERVLHWVEQVVAALCLTGQFAFDLIIDADGQIFPLECNPRATSGVHLFDHDGALASALMGEAKALVTPPEGAAAMLGLAMGVYGLPAALKHGQMADWGALVLRARDAVWRRDDPWPMVDLALTFREFGSMAQQRKITIAQAMTCDIEWNGSL
- a CDS encoding acyltransferase, which codes for MKLKIESRREGESWLRWLRRAGRYLASRLWAPWALRHCDRLGNGARVRGRPVVENEGGQIVIGRRFCVWSYLSRVQLYVGPGGLLEVGDDTFVNNGSVLSASRHIAIGSRVYIAPGCTLLDNDFHGTDGRGDSPKQAPIVIGDDVWLGTGVTVLRGVTIGPGAVVAAGAVVTRDVPARTLVGGVPARVIRPLGEGA
- a CDS encoding GNAT family N-acetyltransferase, which gives rise to MNPQLVHASDFDQLAWPADPDSVYARDWLTFVGREGTKAAIANAHVEVQALVWPEAVLPVTVTHGDLETCYVAGPYANFIAYAEAELFTIKQAAVRGGIRVILSGLGTLLRFGDINRIAIANNYMLSTNLYPALDRAQIEQAATILRDAHPGHAVAFRSVADVGNRPMVSAFRDAGFVAVPSRQVWWQDPRDGLSRNARKCLKRDFKRLEQGPYRVVGPDELTESDLPRLLWLYNQLYLEKYTPLNPQFTLAFLTHAWRDRLLYLQALRHEETGSIDGIMGCFWRNGMLTTPLFGYDLSLPQEVGLYRMLAALVYREAEKRHLVAHCSSGAAEFKRSRGAQPAIEYLMVDIRHLGARQRWVWKLLSRLFEGIAVPVMQRYEL